The Elgaria multicarinata webbii isolate HBS135686 ecotype San Diego chromosome 1, rElgMul1.1.pri, whole genome shotgun sequence genome has a window encoding:
- the SASS6 gene encoding spindle assembly abnormal protein 6 homolog: MATESLFSQLVPVQVKGQGCEERRINVRVSIELQSTTNPIHRKDLVVRLTEDSDPFFLYNLVISEEDFQSLKLQQSLLVDFSAFPQRFIDLLRHCIQEQNKDIPRFLLQLVPSGSNLDYCPSLLNVVETNPFKHLTHLSLKFLPGNDAEVKKFLATCLKCVKQEKLLLEQKLSKTEEDLTRQLTYTQQSLSEKSRELDKLRNEWTSKIAALTNKHTQELTNEKEKTLQAQAQYQQQNEQQKRELESLHQKTVQQLQNRLKELEVANKDLMERRYKGDSTVRELKSKLSGIEDECQRTKQEVISLRRENTTLDAECHEKEKQINQLQTRVAVLEQEIKDKEQLVTRTKEVLAATQEQKANLEENTEKKQIQIGKLEATLKSLSTELLKANEIIKKLQGDVKTLMSKLKLKNTVTIQQEKLLAEKEEKLQKEQKELQEAECSLREKEQEVCKLQEQLETTVQKLEESKHLLKTNENVITWLNKQLNEIQMTKKQEVLASSTSPSNTTSRTGSSPHSMVDSRIPFLSSGLGYLSPLLAFQNLPDAASVKSTNQQASGAKVQFNMHLSETNRCSDTQPGIPVLMSHPTNKENGENLGLEAKYLKKREDSIPLRGLSQNTSHNTGHQKTVLKNTQIPSKPPASSRPSAYFPG, translated from the exons ACGAATAAACGTTCGTGTGAGTATTGAACTACAATCAACAACAAATCCCATTCATAGAAAG GATTTAGTTGTTCGGCTAACTGAGGATTCTGATCCCTTTTTCCTGTATAATCTTGTTATTTCTGAGGAAGATTTTCAAAG CTTAAAACTACAGCAGAGTCTTCTGGTAGATTTTTCTGCTTTTCCTCAGAGATTTATAGATCTTCTTCGACACTGTATCCAAGAACAAAATAAAGATATCCCAAG gtttttgCTACAACTGGTTCCATCAGGATCTAATTTAGATTACTGTCCTTCTTTGTTAAATGTGGTTGAGACAAACCCATTTAAACATCTCACCCACTTATCACTAAAATTCTTACCAGGAAATGATGCAGAAGTCAAGAAGTTCTTGGCAACCTGTCTGAAATGTGTTAAG CAAGAAAAGTTGCTGCTGGAACAAAAACTGAGCAAAACGGAAGAGGACCTTACAAGACAGCTGACTTATACCCAGCAG AGCTTGTCAGAGAAGAGCAGGGAATTGGACAAGTTAAGAAATGAATGGACATCCAAAATAGCAGCTCTAACCAACAAACATACTCAGGAACTGACAAATGAGAAGGAGAAAACTCTGCAG GCACAAGCACAATATCAACAACAGAATGAGCAGCAGAAAAGAGAGCTGGAAAGCTTGCACCAGAAAACTGTCCAACAGCTGCAGAATAGGCTGAAGGAATTAGAAGTTGCCAACAAGGATCTAATGGAAAGGAGATATAAAGGCGATTCTACCGTTAGAGAACTTAAATCGAAGCTGTCTGGCATTGAAGAT GAATGTCAGAGAACAAAGCAAGAAGTCATTTCACTGCGTCGAGAGAATACTACCCTAGATGCTGAATGTcatgaaaaggaaaaacaaattaaTCAGCTGCAGACGCGagttgctgttttagaacaggagATCAAAGACAAAGAACAGCTAGTTACAAGGACAAAAGAAGTATTGGCTGCAACACAAGAGCAAAAG GCAAACCTGGAagaaaatacagaaaagaaacaaattcagATAGGAAAACTAGAGGCAACATTGAAGTCATTATCAACTGAACTCCTTAAG GCTaatgaaataataaagaaattGCAAGGAGATGTAAAAACTCTAATGAGTAAATTGAAACTGAAAAATACAGTAACAATTCAGCAAGAAAAACTCTTGgctgaaaaggaagaaaaactgcAGAAAGAGCAAAAGGAACTACAGGAGGCAGAATGTTCGCTTCGAGAAAAAGAACAAGAG GTTTGCAAACTGCAAGAACAATTAGAAACTACGGTGCAGAAGCTAGAAGAGAGCAAACATCTTCTCAAAACTAATGAAAACg TTATCACATGGCTAAACAAGCAACTGAATGAAATTCAGATGACCAAGAAGCAGGAAGTCTTAGCATCATCTACTTCTCCTAGCAATACCACTTCAAGAACTGGTAGTTCACCTCACAGTATG GTTGATAGCAGGATCCCATTTTTAAGCTCAGGACTGGGCTATCTTTCTCCCTTGCTAGCTTTTCAAAACTTACCAGATGCAGCGTCTGTCAAAAGCACCAACCAGCAAGCATCAGGAGCAAAG GTTCAGTTCAATATGCATCTTTCAGAAACCAACAGATGTTCAGATACACAACCAGGAATTCCAGTGTTGATGAGTCATCCAACAAATAAAGAAAA TGGTGAAAACTTGGGATTGGAAGCAAAATATCTGAAAAAAAGGGAAGACAGCATACCTTTACGAGGACTGAGCCAAAACACATCTCACAACACAG GGCATCAGAAAACTGTACTGAAAAACACACAGATACCATCCAAACCTCCAGCATCTTCAAGACCCTCTGCTTACTTTCCTGGATAG